A window of the Bradyrhizobium diazoefficiens genome harbors these coding sequences:
- a CDS encoding isocitrate lyase, with protein MNYQPRGISTFQGPASYQSEVDAAQALLETQPTWNGVSAEAVARMRLQNRFRTGLDVARYTAAVMRADMAAYDNDPTKYTQSLGCWHGFIAQQKLISVKKHFGGKTDRTYLYLSGWMIAALRSEFGPLPDQSMHEKTSVPALIEELYTFLRQADSRELNDIFRALDKARKEGDKTREKELIAKIDNFQTHVVPVIADIDAGFGNAEATYLLAKKMIEAGACALQIENQVSDEKQCGHQDGKVTVPHEVFIAKIRACRHAFLELGVEDGVIVTRTDSLGAGLTQQIAVSHKPGDIGDQYNSFLDCEEVTADNARNGDVIINRNGKMMRPKRLPSNLYQFRPGTGEDRCVLDSITSLQNGADLLWIETEKPHIEQIAKMVDRIRKVVPNAKLAYNNSPSFNWTLNFRWQVYDAMKEAGKDVSKYNRAELMKPEYDDTPLALEADERIRTFQADSAKRAGIFHHLITLPTYHTAALSTDNLAREYFGEQGMLGYVKNVQRQEIRQGIACAKHQNMAGSDIGDDHKEYFAGEAALKAGGAHNTMNQFG; from the coding sequence ATGAATTACCAGCCACGCGGCATCAGCACCTTCCAGGGCCCGGCTTCGTATCAGAGCGAAGTCGATGCGGCCCAGGCGCTCCTTGAGACCCAACCGACCTGGAACGGGGTGTCGGCCGAGGCCGTCGCGCGCATGCGCCTGCAGAACCGCTTCAGGACCGGCCTTGACGTCGCCCGCTACACCGCGGCGGTGATGCGGGCCGACATGGCGGCCTATGACAACGATCCGACCAAGTACACCCAGTCGCTGGGCTGCTGGCACGGCTTCATCGCCCAGCAGAAGCTGATCTCGGTCAAGAAGCACTTCGGCGGCAAGACTGATCGCACCTACCTGTACCTGTCCGGCTGGATGATCGCCGCGCTGCGCTCCGAGTTCGGACCGCTGCCCGACCAGTCGATGCACGAGAAGACCTCGGTGCCGGCGCTGATCGAGGAGCTCTATACCTTCCTGCGTCAGGCGGATTCCCGTGAGCTCAACGACATCTTCCGCGCGCTCGACAAGGCGCGCAAGGAAGGCGACAAGACTCGGGAGAAGGAGTTGATCGCGAAGATCGACAACTTCCAGACCCATGTCGTGCCTGTGATCGCCGACATCGACGCCGGCTTCGGCAATGCGGAGGCGACCTATCTGCTCGCCAAGAAGATGATCGAAGCGGGCGCCTGCGCGCTGCAGATCGAGAACCAAGTCTCCGACGAGAAGCAGTGCGGTCACCAGGACGGCAAGGTCACCGTGCCGCATGAGGTGTTCATCGCCAAGATCCGCGCCTGCCGCCACGCCTTCCTCGAGCTCGGCGTCGAGGACGGCGTCATCGTCACCCGCACCGACTCGCTCGGCGCTGGCCTGACCCAGCAGATCGCCGTCAGCCACAAGCCGGGCGACATCGGCGACCAGTACAACAGCTTCCTCGATTGCGAGGAAGTCACGGCGGATAACGCCCGCAATGGCGACGTCATCATCAACCGCAACGGCAAGATGATGCGTCCGAAGCGGCTGCCCTCGAACCTCTACCAGTTCCGTCCCGGCACGGGCGAGGACCGCTGCGTGCTCGACAGCATCACGTCGCTGCAGAACGGTGCCGACCTGCTCTGGATCGAGACCGAGAAGCCGCATATCGAGCAGATCGCCAAGATGGTCGACCGCATCCGCAAGGTCGTGCCGAACGCGAAGCTCGCCTACAACAACTCGCCCTCGTTCAACTGGACGCTCAACTTCCGCTGGCAGGTCTACGACGCGATGAAGGAAGCCGGCAAGGATGTCTCGAAGTACAACCGCGCCGAGCTGATGAAGCCGGAATACGACGATACGCCGCTGGCGCTTGAAGCCGACGAGCGCATCCGCACCTTCCAGGCGGATTCGGCCAAGCGCGCCGGCATCTTCCACCACCTGATCACGCTGCCGACCTATCACACGGCCGCGCTGTCGACCGACAACCTCGCACGCGAGTATTTCGGCGAGCAGGGCATGCTCGGCTACGTGAAGAACGTGCAGCGCCAGGAGATCCGTCAGGGCATCGCCTGCGCCAAGCACCAGAACATGGCTGGCTCCGACATCGGCGACGACCACAAGGAATATTTCGCAGGCGAGGCTGCCCTGAAGGCGGGCGGCGCCCACAACACGATGAACCAGTTCGGCTAA
- a CDS encoding GNAT family N-acetyltransferase: MNDLSITISPEVPGDAQAIERLHERTFGPGRFVLSAYRIREHVDHLLDVSFTARIGTLLVGSVRQLPVMIGETPALLLGPLTVEPPFRSRGIGRMLMERALKDARDKGHALVLLVGDEPYYSRVGFKLVPKGRVTMPGPVDAARVLVFELVDGAFEGVSGTVAPDWSKARG; this comes from the coding sequence ATGAACGATCTCTCAATCACCATCAGTCCCGAAGTCCCGGGCGACGCCCAGGCGATCGAGCGGCTGCACGAGCGCACCTTCGGCCCCGGCCGTTTCGTGCTGAGCGCCTACCGCATCCGCGAGCATGTCGACCATCTGCTCGACGTCTCCTTCACCGCCCGCATCGGCACGCTGCTGGTCGGCTCCGTCAGGCAATTGCCTGTCATGATCGGTGAGACGCCGGCGTTGCTGCTCGGGCCGCTCACCGTCGAGCCGCCGTTTCGCAGCCGCGGCATCGGCCGCATGCTGATGGAGCGGGCGCTCAAGGACGCCAGGGATAAAGGCCACGCCCTCGTGCTGCTGGTCGGGGACGAGCCCTATTACAGCCGCGTCGGTTTCAAGCTCGTCCCCAAGGGACGCGTGACCATGCCGGGCCCGGTCGATGCCGCCCGCGTCCTGGTGTTCGAGCTTGTCGACGGCGCCTTCGAAGGCGTCTCGGGCACGGTCGCTCCCGACTGGAGCAAGGCGCGAGGGTAG
- a CDS encoding DUF4170 domain-containing protein: MTNGSNFWVIGGEFGSMNFHKLVEGSAQVQGPFKTRKEAEDAWRSVSEENRHKAGVRFSIVEEPSRVSA; the protein is encoded by the coding sequence ATGACCAACGGCAGCAATTTCTGGGTGATCGGCGGCGAGTTCGGCTCGATGAACTTCCACAAGCTCGTCGAAGGCTCGGCCCAGGTGCAGGGTCCTTTCAAGACCCGCAAGGAAGCCGAAGACGCCTGGCGCTCGGTTTCGGAAGAGAACCGCCACAAGGCCGGCGTCCGTTTCTCGATCGTGGAAGAGCCGTCGCGGGTCTCGGCCTGA
- a CDS encoding NUDIX domain-containing protein: MAKRLDEIRRRFEPLLRRVFHAYFLLIRGMTLGVRAVVLDADNKVFLVRHSYVSGWYLPGGGVDYGETMEQAMRRELKEEGDIDLTGEAALHGIFLNSHISRRDHVAVYVVRHFRQDRLPAPNHEIIECGFFDTAGLPEGTTPGTRLRLAEVLHGKPLIATWR, from the coding sequence ATGGCGAAGCGCCTGGACGAGATTCGACGGAGATTTGAGCCGCTGCTGCGGCGTGTCTTCCACGCCTATTTCCTGCTGATCCGCGGCATGACGCTCGGCGTCCGCGCCGTGGTGCTCGATGCCGACAACAAAGTGTTTCTGGTCAGGCACAGCTACGTCTCGGGCTGGTATCTGCCGGGCGGCGGTGTCGACTATGGCGAGACCATGGAACAGGCGATGCGCCGCGAGCTCAAGGAGGAGGGCGATATCGACCTGACCGGAGAGGCCGCGCTGCACGGCATCTTCCTCAACAGCCATATCTCGCGCCGCGACCATGTCGCGGTCTATGTGGTCAGGCATTTCCGGCAGGACCGGCTGCCGGCGCCCAACCACGAGATCATCGAATGCGGGTTCTTCGACACGGCCGGACTGCCTGAGGGTACCACGCCCGGCACGCGGCTGCGGCTCGCGGAAGTGCTTCACGGCAAGCCCCTGATTGCGACCTGGCGCTGA
- the htpX gene encoding zinc metalloprotease HtpX, with the protein MNYLRTAMLLAGLTALFMGVGYLIGGATGAMIALVIAAATNLFTYWNSDRAVLSMYGAHEVDRQSAPELVGLVAELAGRAGLPMPRVFLMDEAQPNAFATGRNPENAAVAVTVGLMNQLSREELAGVIAHELAHIKNHDTLLMTVTATIAGAISMLAQFGMFFGGNRDNNGPGIVGSILMMILAPLGAMLVQMAISRTREYAADNLGARIAGQPMWLASALVKIEGAAHQVPNYDAERNPATAHMFIINPLSGHGVDNLFATHPSTQNRIAALQQLAAELGTRAAPSVGANENYPPQGPWGRSSSRGPSNGPSRGPSRGPSRGPWG; encoded by the coding sequence ATGAACTATCTGCGTACCGCAATGCTTCTCGCAGGCCTCACCGCCCTGTTCATGGGCGTGGGCTATCTGATCGGCGGCGCCACCGGCGCCATGATCGCGCTCGTGATTGCTGCCGCGACCAATCTTTTCACCTACTGGAACTCCGACCGCGCGGTGCTCTCGATGTACGGCGCCCATGAGGTCGACCGTCAAAGCGCGCCGGAGCTGGTCGGGCTCGTTGCCGAGCTTGCGGGCCGCGCCGGCTTGCCGATGCCGCGCGTGTTCTTGATGGACGAGGCACAGCCCAACGCGTTCGCGACGGGCCGCAATCCCGAGAACGCCGCCGTCGCTGTCACCGTCGGCCTGATGAACCAGCTCAGCCGCGAGGAGCTCGCCGGCGTGATCGCGCATGAGCTCGCGCACATCAAGAACCACGACACGCTGCTGATGACTGTTACCGCGACCATTGCGGGCGCGATCTCCATGCTGGCGCAGTTCGGCATGTTCTTCGGCGGCAATCGCGACAACAACGGCCCCGGCATCGTCGGCTCGATCCTGATGATGATCCTGGCGCCGCTCGGGGCCATGCTGGTGCAGATGGCCATCAGCCGCACCCGCGAATACGCCGCGGACAATCTCGGCGCGCGCATCGCCGGACAGCCGATGTGGCTGGCGTCGGCGCTCGTCAAGATCGAGGGCGCCGCGCATCAGGTGCCGAACTATGACGCCGAGCGAAATCCCGCGACCGCGCACATGTTCATCATCAACCCGCTGTCGGGCCATGGCGTCGACAATCTGTTCGCCACCCATCCCTCGACGCAGAACCGCATTGCGGCGCTCCAGCAACTCGCGGCCGAGCTCGGCACCCGAGCCGCGCCGTCGGTCGGCGCCAATGAGAACTATCCGCCGCAGGGCCCATGGGGCCGCTCGTCCTCACGCGGTCCCTCGAATGGTCCTTCACGTGGTCCTTCACGTGGTCCTTCACGTGGTCCTTGGGGCTGA
- a CDS encoding helix-turn-helix domain-containing protein — MPAESGKKLFVGPRFRRIRQQLGLSQTQIAEGLGISPSYVNLIERNQRPVTAQILLRLAETYDLDLRDLATADEDRFFAELNEIFSDPLFRQIDVPKQELRDLAELCPGVTHALQRLYAAYTEARQGETLAAAQMADRDVGTRYEANPVERVRELIEANRNYFPELEQAAETLRDELNVPAEGLYAALAARLREKHSIQTRIMPVDVMRETLRRFDRHRRQLLISELVDPPGRAFQLAFQLGLGECAQALETIIGRAGPLDDTPRRLFRITLGNYFAAAVMMPYPAFLAAAEALNYDIHVLAQRFNSGFEQVCHRLTTLQRPNARGIPFFLLRVDNAGNVSKRFSSGTFPFSKFGGTCPLWNVHSTFDTPDRLLKQVIELSDGTRYFSIAQMVRRPVAPHPLPQPRFAIGLGCEIRHATRLTYAAGMDLEKTEGTPIGVNCRLCERENCAQRAEPPITRTLILDETTRRMSSFAFSNAREL, encoded by the coding sequence ATGCCCGCCGAATCCGGGAAAAAGCTGTTCGTCGGTCCGCGCTTCCGGCGGATCCGGCAGCAACTTGGGCTGTCCCAGACCCAGATCGCCGAGGGGCTCGGGATCTCGCCGAGCTATGTCAACCTGATCGAACGGAACCAGCGCCCGGTGACCGCGCAGATCCTGCTGCGGCTGGCCGAAACCTACGACCTTGATCTGCGCGATCTCGCGACCGCCGACGAGGACCGCTTCTTCGCCGAACTCAACGAGATCTTCTCCGATCCGCTGTTCCGCCAGATCGACGTGCCCAAGCAGGAGCTGCGCGACCTCGCCGAGCTCTGCCCTGGCGTCACCCATGCGCTGCAACGGCTCTACGCGGCCTATACCGAGGCGCGCCAGGGCGAGACGCTGGCGGCGGCGCAAATGGCCGACCGCGACGTCGGCACCCGCTACGAGGCCAATCCGGTCGAGCGCGTGCGCGAGCTCATCGAGGCCAACCGCAATTATTTTCCGGAGCTCGAGCAGGCTGCGGAGACCCTTCGCGATGAGCTGAACGTGCCGGCCGAAGGGCTCTACGCCGCGCTCGCCGCGCGCCTGCGCGAAAAGCATTCGATCCAGACCCGCATCATGCCCGTCGACGTGATGCGCGAGACGCTCCGCCGTTTCGACCGCCACCGCCGCCAGCTCCTGATCTCGGAGCTGGTCGATCCGCCCGGCCGCGCCTTCCAGCTCGCTTTCCAGCTCGGCTTAGGCGAATGCGCGCAAGCCCTGGAGACCATCATCGGCCGCGCCGGCCCGCTCGACGACACACCGCGCCGGCTGTTCCGCATCACGCTCGGCAATTACTTTGCAGCAGCGGTGATGATGCCCTACCCGGCGTTCCTCGCGGCGGCCGAGGCGCTCAACTACGACATCCATGTGCTGGCGCAGCGCTTCAATTCCGGCTTCGAGCAGGTCTGCCATCGCCTCACCACGCTGCAGCGGCCGAACGCGCGCGGCATTCCATTCTTCCTGCTCCGCGTCGACAATGCCGGCAACGTCTCGAAGCGCTTTTCGTCGGGCACCTTCCCGTTCTCGAAATTCGGCGGCACCTGTCCGCTGTGGAACGTGCACTCGACCTTCGACACGCCCGATCGCCTGCTGAAGCAGGTGATCGAGCTGTCCGACGGCACGCGCTATTTCTCGATCGCGCAGATGGTGCGCCGCCCCGTGGCGCCACACCCGCTGCCGCAGCCGCGCTTCGCCATCGGCCTCGGCTGCGAGATCCGCCACGCTACGCGCCTGACCTACGCCGCCGGCATGGATCTGGAGAAGACGGAGGGCACGCCGATCGGCGTCAACTGCCGGCTCTGCGAGCGCGAAAACTGCGCCCAGCGTGCCGAGCCGCCGATCACGCGCACGCTGATCCTGGACGAGACGACGCGACGGATGAGCTCGTTCGCGTTCTCGAATGCAAGGGAGCTGTGA
- a CDS encoding DUF1993 domain-containing protein, with protein sequence MSFHDAVVPAYLQMLNSLTSLLTKAEAHCAAKKIDPSVMLGSRLFPDMLPLSKQIQLASDFAAKGCARLTHSEVPSMPDTEKTFEELKQRLAKTIDYVKSYKPEQFEGADTKDVTFPAGPDRTMTLKGQQFFSAVSLPNFYFHATTAHGIMRHNGVEIGKRDFLGAN encoded by the coding sequence ATGTCCTTCCATGACGCCGTCGTCCCCGCCTATCTGCAGATGCTGAACAGCCTCACCAGCCTGCTCACCAAGGCCGAGGCGCATTGTGCGGCCAAAAAGATCGACCCGAGCGTCATGCTCGGCTCGCGCCTCTTCCCGGACATGCTGCCCTTGTCGAAGCAGATCCAGCTCGCCAGCGATTTCGCCGCCAAGGGCTGCGCCCGGCTGACCCATAGCGAGGTGCCTTCGATGCCCGACACGGAAAAGACGTTTGAGGAGCTGAAGCAGCGGCTCGCCAAGACGATCGACTACGTGAAATCGTACAAGCCGGAGCAGTTCGAAGGCGCCGACACCAAGGACGTGACCTTCCCGGCGGGCCCGGACCGGACCATGACGCTCAAGGGCCAGCAGTTCTTCAGCGCGGTCTCGTTGCCGAACTTCTATTTCCACGCCACCACCGCTCACGGCATTATGCGTCATAACGGCGTCGAGATCGGCAAACGCGATTTCCTCGGCGCGAACTGA
- a CDS encoding glycosyltransferase family 2 protein, translated as MTSTQPRIAVLVPCYNEEAAVATVVADFRKALPGAEIYVYDNNSRDNTAAVAREAGAIVRSERRQGKGHVVRRMFADVEADIYVLVDGDATYDAPSAPRMIDKLLEEHLDMVVGLRIDQSQAAYRLGHRTGNRMLTGFLSSTFGHAFKDILSGYRVFSRRFVKSFPVLSDGFEIETELAVYALELSLPVAEVETPYYARPQGSFSKLNTWRDGFRILGTMLKLYRSERPLRFFTVIGILLALAAITLAIPIVVTFIETGLVPRLPTAVLSMGLTIVAMLSVSSGLVLDTVTRGRREMKMLAYLSQPAPERN; from the coding sequence ATGACATCCACTCAACCCCGCATCGCCGTGCTGGTGCCCTGCTACAATGAGGAGGCGGCGGTTGCGACTGTCGTCGCCGACTTCCGCAAGGCGCTGCCCGGGGCCGAGATCTACGTCTACGACAACAATTCGCGCGACAACACCGCTGCCGTCGCGCGCGAGGCCGGCGCGATCGTGCGCAGCGAGCGGCGGCAGGGCAAGGGCCACGTCGTTCGTCGCATGTTCGCCGATGTCGAGGCCGACATCTATGTGCTGGTCGACGGCGACGCCACCTACGATGCGCCGAGCGCGCCGCGCATGATCGACAAGCTGCTCGAGGAACATCTCGACATGGTGGTCGGGCTCCGCATCGACCAGTCGCAGGCCGCCTACCGTCTCGGCCATCGCACCGGCAACCGCATGCTGACCGGCTTCCTGTCCTCGACCTTCGGCCACGCCTTCAAGGACATCCTGTCCGGCTACCGCGTGTTCTCGCGGCGCTTCGTCAAATCGTTCCCCGTGCTGTCCGATGGCTTCGAGATCGAGACCGAGCTCGCGGTCTACGCGCTGGAGCTGTCGCTGCCGGTTGCCGAGGTCGAGACGCCCTATTACGCGCGGCCGCAAGGCTCGTTCTCGAAGCTCAACACCTGGCGCGACGGCTTTCGCATTCTCGGCACCATGCTGAAGCTGTACCGCTCGGAGCGGCCGCTGCGCTTCTTCACCGTGATCGGGATTTTGCTGGCGCTGGCCGCGATCACCCTTGCGATCCCGATCGTCGTCACGTTCATCGAAACCGGCCTCGTGCCGCGCCTGCCGACCGCCGTGCTGTCGATGGGATTGACGATCGTGGCGATGCTGTCGGTCTCGTCGGGCCTCGTGCTCGATACCGTGACGCGAGGACGGCGGGAGATGAAGATGCTGGCCTATCTGTCCCAGCCGGCGCCGGAAAGGAACTGA
- a CDS encoding lytic murein transglycosylase codes for MNCLGSRLAVVTIAVSFALPAAAQFAPPPARPAAPKATAPKTTAPSPRAASCHNGASFDRFLADVKSQAVAAGVSQRTISEASPYLVYDQGIVNRDRGQRVFGQLFTEFAGRMAAPYRMQNGQQHIKQHAAAFARAEKEYGVPPAVIAAFWGLESDFGVNMGNLPTLKSLVSLAYDCRRSEMFVNETIAALKIIDRGDLTPDEMIGSWAGELGQTQFLPAHYVNYAVDYDGDGQRDLLRSEDDVIGSTANYIANGLKWRRGEPWLEEIKVPQNLPWDQTDLSVQLPRSKWAQFGVTYPDGRPLPNDNLAASVLLPMGRNGPAFMAYANFAAYTEWNNSLIYSTTAGYLASRIAGAAPMRRPAGQVAQLPFNELKQLQQLLVQAGFDVGKIDGVLGQQSRAAVKAMQIKYGLPADSWPTAELLARMRGGTAQAQPAAMVR; via the coding sequence ATGAACTGCCTTGGTTCTCGCCTTGCGGTCGTGACGATCGCGGTCTCGTTCGCTCTTCCCGCCGCCGCCCAGTTCGCGCCGCCACCCGCAAGGCCCGCCGCGCCCAAGGCTACGGCACCCAAGACCACCGCGCCTTCGCCGCGCGCGGCGTCGTGTCACAACGGGGCTAGCTTCGATCGCTTCCTCGCCGACGTGAAGAGCCAGGCGGTTGCGGCCGGCGTGTCGCAGCGAACGATATCGGAGGCTTCGCCCTACCTCGTCTACGACCAGGGCATCGTCAACCGCGACCGCGGCCAGCGCGTGTTCGGCCAGCTCTTCACCGAATTTGCCGGCCGCATGGCCGCGCCCTATCGCATGCAGAACGGCCAGCAGCACATCAAGCAACACGCGGCGGCGTTCGCGCGCGCGGAAAAGGAATATGGCGTGCCGCCGGCGGTGATCGCCGCGTTCTGGGGCCTGGAGAGCGATTTCGGCGTCAACATGGGCAATCTGCCGACGCTGAAATCGCTGGTGTCGCTCGCCTATGACTGCCGCCGTTCGGAGATGTTCGTGAACGAGACCATCGCCGCACTGAAGATCATCGATCGCGGCGATCTCACGCCCGACGAGATGATCGGCTCCTGGGCGGGCGAGCTCGGCCAGACGCAGTTCCTGCCCGCGCACTACGTCAACTATGCCGTCGACTATGACGGCGACGGGCAGCGCGACCTTCTGCGCAGCGAGGACGATGTGATCGGCTCGACCGCGAACTACATCGCCAATGGCTTGAAGTGGCGGCGCGGCGAGCCGTGGCTGGAAGAGATCAAGGTGCCGCAGAACCTGCCATGGGATCAGACCGATCTCAGCGTGCAGCTGCCGCGTTCGAAATGGGCGCAGTTCGGCGTCACCTATCCCGACGGCCGTCCGCTGCCGAATGACAATCTCGCGGCGTCCGTGCTGCTGCCGATGGGACGCAACGGGCCGGCCTTCATGGCGTATGCGAATTTCGCGGCCTATACCGAATGGAATAACTCGCTGATCTATTCGACCACCGCCGGCTATCTCGCCTCGCGCATTGCGGGCGCTGCCCCAATGCGCAGGCCGGCCGGGCAGGTCGCGCAACTGCCGTTCAATGAACTGAAGCAATTGCAGCAGCTTCTGGTCCAAGCCGGCTTCGATGTCGGCAAGATCGACGGTGTGCTCGGTCAGCAGAGCCGTGCCGCCGTGAAGGCGATGCAGATCAAATACGGCCTGCCCGCCGATTCCTGGCCGACCGCGGAGCTTCTGGCTCGCATGCGCGGCGGCACGGCACAGGCGCAGCCGGCAGCGATGGTGCGGTAG
- a CDS encoding antibiotic biosynthesis monooxygenase, with translation MYAAIRQAKAKSGSAEELARRIKDGAVPIISDVDGFRAYYVVYAGDDTVTAISIFDKFEQAEEANKRAIAWIEKDLSSLLAGHASAAAGPVIVHTLA, from the coding sequence ATGTATGCCGCCATCCGTCAGGCCAAGGCCAAGAGCGGAAGCGCCGAAGAGCTGGCGCGCCGCATCAAGGACGGCGCCGTTCCGATCATCAGCGACGTCGACGGCTTCAGGGCCTATTACGTGGTCTATGCCGGCGACGACACGGTGACCGCGATCTCCATCTTCGACAAGTTCGAGCAGGCCGAGGAAGCGAACAAGCGCGCCATCGCCTGGATCGAAAAGGATCTGAGCTCGCTGCTCGCGGGACATGCCAGTGCCGCGGCGGGACCGGTGATCGTGCATACGCTGGCGTAG
- a CDS encoding metallophosphoesterase family protein — MAPFTLAHLSDPHLPPLPKPRLIELAGKRALGYVNWTRNRHKYQRRDVLDALVADMQTQAPDHIAVTGDLVNLAMEAEFAPARAWLDGVGSPDRVTTIPGNHDAYVRATTHRFGETFAPWLASDDGSVGFPGVRRRGPLALISLSSAVPTPPLMATGTLGRDQLDALDKVLDQLAAEDVFRVLLVHHPLKSDARQKRLTDSAALLALLKRRGVELVLHGHDHIHSTMWFKGPNGNIPAIGVPSASALAHGRYPAAAYNLFRIEKDNAGWRCEQTVRGVGAGFQIGQIRHARLI, encoded by the coding sequence ATGGCACCCTTCACGCTCGCCCATCTGTCCGACCCGCATCTGCCGCCGCTGCCGAAGCCGCGGCTGATCGAGCTCGCCGGCAAGCGCGCGCTCGGCTACGTCAACTGGACGCGCAACCGTCACAAATACCAGCGCCGCGACGTGCTCGACGCGCTGGTCGCCGACATGCAGACGCAGGCGCCGGACCACATCGCGGTCACCGGCGATCTCGTCAATCTGGCGATGGAGGCCGAGTTCGCGCCGGCGCGCGCCTGGCTCGACGGAGTCGGCTCGCCCGATCGCGTCACCACGATTCCCGGCAATCACGACGCCTATGTCCGCGCCACCACGCATCGCTTCGGCGAGACCTTTGCGCCCTGGCTCGCCAGCGATGACGGCAGCGTCGGCTTTCCCGGCGTGCGCCGGCGCGGGCCGCTCGCGCTGATCAGCCTCTCCAGCGCCGTGCCGACGCCGCCTTTGATGGCGACGGGCACGCTCGGGCGCGATCAGCTCGACGCGCTCGATAAGGTGCTCGACCAGCTCGCGGCCGAGGACGTCTTCCGCGTGCTGCTGGTGCATCATCCGCTGAAGTCCGATGCGCGCCAGAAACGGCTGACGGATTCCGCAGCCCTGCTGGCGCTGCTCAAGCGCAGGGGCGTCGAGCTGGTCCTGCACGGGCACGACCACATCCATTCGACGATGTGGTTCAAAGGCCCCAACGGCAACATTCCCGCAATCGGCGTGCCGTCGGCCTCGGCGCTCGCGCACGGGCGCTATCCGGCGGCGGCCTACAATCTGTTCAGAATCGAGAAGGACAATGCCGGCTGGCGCTGCGAGCAGACGGTGCGAGGCGTCGGGGCGGGGTTTCAGATTGGCCAGATCAGGCATGCGAGGTTGATCTAG
- a CDS encoding tetratricopeptide repeat protein, which yields MTRAAVSLLIVLGVAIGLSTHTVVNCGDEDEPDICSAVIGFSPFRGSLIAFAYEGRGRIALRHGDNGRAIADFNEAIHLNPNRASLYRDRAQAYRANGELSLAIADFDEAIALDPRPAVPYHERGLALAAKGDLDRAILSYSTAVRLDPTDAQARFDRGLAFLARGQADDARADFEAAAALPPGKDGRTRDAARAKIAELTHVEPNQVSTPRR from the coding sequence ATGACCAGAGCTGCCGTGTCATTGTTGATCGTCCTGGGCGTGGCCATTGGCCTGTCCACGCATACGGTCGTGAATTGCGGCGACGAGGACGAGCCCGACATCTGCTCGGCCGTGATCGGCTTCTCGCCGTTTCGCGGCTCCCTGATTGCCTTCGCCTATGAGGGGCGCGGACGGATCGCGCTGCGCCACGGCGATAACGGCCGGGCGATCGCCGATTTCAACGAGGCCATCCACCTCAATCCCAACCGCGCCTCGCTCTATCGCGACCGCGCGCAGGCGTATCGGGCGAACGGCGAGCTGAGCCTTGCGATTGCCGATTTTGACGAAGCGATCGCGCTCGATCCCAGGCCGGCGGTGCCCTATCACGAGCGCGGCCTCGCGCTCGCCGCCAAGGGCGATCTCGACCGCGCGATCCTGAGCTACAGCACCGCCGTGCGCCTCGACCCAACGGACGCGCAGGCCCGCTTCGATCGCGGTCTTGCGTTCCTCGCCCGCGGCCAGGCCGACGATGCCCGCGCCGATTTCGAAGCCGCCGCTGCGTTGCCGCCCGGCAAGGACGGCCGTACACGCGACGCCGCGCGCGCGAAAATCGCCGAGCTCACGCACGTCGAGCCGAACCAGGTCTCCACGCCGCGGCGGTGA